The nucleotide window GAACCGGTGAAGTTCCCTCCGCGGCGTCCTCGACACAAGTGTGGCGAACCCGCCGGGCAATGGGACGATTTCTCCGTACCGGAGTTTCTTGGCCATCACAGCAAATACCGCATTCACCCCCTTGGTGGCCTTTCTCACTGAGAAGCCCTTCTCGACCAGCATCTTCACCAGCGTTGCCTTCGTGACGTTTGATTCCTTCGCCATATGCCGCCAGCCTTTCTGAGGGACAACTTGCCCCTCTAAGTTCTGTTAGTATCCTTTTTCTCGAAAAAGCAGCCCTATGGACAGAACCTTGCCGGAGAGCGAGGCGGGCCCAAAGCAGCAGAGCACTCCTGGTCATTCCTGGCTATCGCTCCCCTCTCCCCCAACCGCAGATACCCATCTCATGGCCTATCTCGAACAAAACAAATGCCATCTACCCCAGCAATGACAGATCGAAGTAGCCGTCGCAGTGACGCTGGAAGCTGGAAGCATGTAGCGTGGGCTGTTGAAATGTTCGCGGCGGCGTTCAATGGATGCCCGCTTCGGGCGTTGGATGAAAGATGGCGAGCGCGTCGGGGCCA belongs to Armatimonadota bacterium and includes:
- a CDS encoding HU family DNA-binding protein is translated as MAKESNVTKATLVKMLVEKGFSVRKATKGVNAVFAVMAKKLRYGEIVPLPGGFATLVSRTPRRELHRFRDIHTKKARYRIINYNKNKKAIKFTPTLELEFEPGREKRARLAPRPEPPTLKEIRQLASEL